The following DNA comes from Salvia splendens isolate huo1 chromosome 17, SspV2, whole genome shotgun sequence.
TGACACCTCTTCAGTATGATGCAGTGAAGCCAACGTGGCTGACACAAGACGAAGTTCACGTCGTAAGCGAACTTAAACACGCAGCATGTCCCGATACGTTCGTCCAGGGTCAACCTCTTCAGCTCCAGTAATGGCTTGTAACGCTCAGCGGTTACAGCCATGCAATGATGGCAGCCATCAAGGTTGTGTTGACCCATGTAATGGactggcctataaataggctagtcattccataTATTTCTACACCAATTCACAAGTATACACGACATAAGCTCTCTCTCTCCTGCATTGTGATAGGGACCTCGAGTTGCCCTACTCTGTGCCGGGCAGCCCAATCACTCCATCAAGCCCATTCCATCAAGACTCAAGTGAAGAGCCACAGCCACGGGATCGACTTCGATACAAGATCGTGAAGTCTGCCAAATTCAAAGATCTCATTTAAGTAATAAAGATCCTTTTAGATATGAATATATCTTTAGATGTTTGGTATATCTTGTAAGGCAATTAATCGTGTTAGGAAatataatgcggaaaataaaagattattgcATAAAGTAAAGGACGGggagaactttaaagactacattgtgaatgacttgaattctattctctccatggttacacaactatatatagactctaattctagctaaacatggaaaatatattctaattatactattatcctttttatttaattttccataatcttcattgatttccttctttattcttgtcATATCTTCATCACTTGCCTtattgttctccaattaattaatttccttattccaacaccccccctcaagttaagtatcgagtttttcgacccttaacttgcacgatctttagtttgataaatagtttatactcgtatttaagagttcttcaatttccattgatagtttatgctcgtatcatagagcttcattgaaagtttaggctcTTATCAAGGAGCTAATCTaaacagttttaactcgtgtcaaggagccaatctagacagttttaactcgtgtcaaggagcaaATTTAGACCgttttaactcgtgtccgggagcttgtctaaacagtttttactcatatttaggagctatcttagatagttttagctcgtatccaggagccatcttagatagtttaaactcatatctaggagccattttagacagttttgactcttgtcgaggagctaattctgacagttttgactcttgtcgaggagcttatctgacagtttttgctcgtatctaggagccattTTAGACCATTCTCGGTCCATACCAAACTCAAACTATGAGtccattattttcatttcttttctttcttgagccTAATAACCACATGGCCCAAATTTACTTCTCTAAAAATGAAGACGTGAAACCATCAGTCTCCTTTATGTTTCTTCATGGGTTTTTCCCCCGGTGACATACTCTCAAACCATGCCACCTCCACCGAGTTATTGCCGAACTCCGTGGTGAGAATACTTCTCTGGCAATACTTTTGGTCATCCATCCAAAGTCTGCTCTCTCCCGACGGTGAGAATTCTCCCGTTACTCCTTCAATCTAGTTTTTTATTGTTCAACAGTCGACGCTTCGCGGCCATTGTGTTGCGGCGACATTAGCTCTCTCCCCCTCGTTGCGCAGACGTTGGCGCCGTCTTCGTCATTGGAAATTGTCTCATTGATTCGGAGATTGAATCGTTTGACAGTGGCTGATATCTCCCCCTCGGCCAAACGCTTCATCCCTTATAACATGAGTTCGCAGCCTCTCAAGGGTGCCACCTCTTCGGAAGTAGCTTCTCCTCTATTGGTCGGCTTCTGCTCGTTTCTCCTTCACAAACCGTGAACTCCTTATCTTGACTACTGTTATTTTCTCTTCGGCTGCAGTCAGCCTTCTTCTCCGGGGATGGCGACTCCTCCTTCTGATGAGCCGCCTCCTTCTGGTTTCTCGGTACTGTGGGTGGAACTCAGCCGGATGGTTCATTAAACAGGGTTGATCTCGTTGGTGCTGCAACACAATCGCCTCTTCTCTTGGAAATGTTTTCACGACCTCCACTACCTCCACGGTCTCCTCCCATTAGCGTTTGCCTTTCTAGACGGTCTGCTCGTTCCTTTCCGGTGGTCGATCACGTATTCGCCTTCCTTCTCGTTTTCCCCCGTACCCATAATTTTAGTAGCAATTCTATTTGGCTCCTAATTTTAGTAGCAATTTTGTTTGGGTCAACCAGCCACGATGGCTGCTTTCTCGGTTGCTTCTTCTTCTCCGGACCATTTCTGCCTGAAGCTATCTTCTCTTCTATGGCATAGGCACTATCATCTCGAATAATTATCCGGTTGGGGATAACCTCTCCCCCTCTGCCGGATAATTCTTCAACTGCTTTACCTTTCCGTGGTTGTCTTGCTACCAATCTTTCCTGGCTCCACCGACATATGGACTGCTCCTTTGGGTCATCTTTGGCCTTCACTACCATTATAGATTTGGAGAGGAGTTGTTCGGCCGcattcttcctctccccctcggccGGACAAACCGTGaacttcttctttcttttcttaacTTGATCGAGGAGAGGGGTCGGGCATGCATTCTTCCTTCTCCAACAGGGCCGATCTGGCCTCTTTGGCCTCACCTTCTTTCCAACTCCAACTACCTGCATGTTCATCGGCATTCTCTCTCCTGAGCTTCAACTGTGGTCTTTAGTTCTCTTTGCCTCTCTTTAGCTGACAGCTTCTCTTTCTCGACTCTCATCGCTTGTTCCTTTTTTTCCTACGATGAAGTTACAAGCCGTAGTCCGTGGTGTCTCAGCAGATGTCCTGGCTTAATTTGGGATATTGAATAAGCCAAACTCCCCAAATAAGAAATCTGCGAATAAAATCTAGCTTCAAACACTCTCGCAGTTGCAGAGTCCCTAAACTTCTGTTTGTAGACGGCGAGCAGCCTTGCAATCAAGAAACAAGTGCGTTTCTCCAGCTAGCCTTTCCTCAGCAGGCTGGAGGATTCAGCAAGGATCTCCTTCAGTTTCTGCGGTTATGCGCAGTATTGAACTGCAGTCAGCTCTTTTGACGAGCAGGTGTCCGACTTGGGGAAGTTCAGAGTTGATTAATGCGACCAACGCGGCGTAGACGTTGGACGACTCACGGGATTCGGACTGCGTTTTGATTACGGTCTGACGGAAGAGGCCTCTTCCGGTGATGAGGATGTTCTCGCTGAGGATTCAACCTGCCACGGACTCGAAGTTGGAAGCGTTGGCCTTTTCGACGGGGTTACCGATtcttttcttcatggagagccaCTCTGATTCTGTGAGCGCTATGTTCTCATCGAGAGTAACTGCAGACTGCATCGAATCCATGGATGGAGCTTCGTTGTCTCTCTCTGTCTCGCCCCCTCTTTCTTTCTGTAGAGTGGAGATGGTGAGGCGAAGGCTgatggatttttttttgtatttttctatAGAGGACTTGTTTAGGGTattttggattattttttttGCTGTAGAGGCAACGATCGATCTTTAGTGatcgaacctgctctgataccatgttaggaaatataatgcggaaaataaaagattattgcagaaagtaaaggacggggagaactttaaagactacattgtgaatgacttaaattctattctctccatggttacacaactatatatagactctaattctagctaaacatggaaaatatattctaattatactaatatcctttttatttaattttccataatcttcattgatttccttctttattcttgtcATATCTTCATCACTTGCCTtattgttctccaattaattaatttccttattccaacaaATCGCATAGGGTTAATGCTTATAAATAGGAATTGTGTTTAGACTTTGATattcattgagaaatatgaaataaacttctattCTCATTCTTGTTCCAAAAACCCCAGAACTTCAACTAGGGAATTATCTCTTTCGCTCTGCCCAATCTTCGTGTGCTCTACAAACCTCTCGATAGGAACTTAACCCCTATCACATTGTCTTTCTGCTGAAACTCTGTCCTCACCTCCATtcagttcgtcggagctctgctgatagcggcgCTACTTCACCAGAGACGAAAGTTGTTTTATCTTTGAGGACGACACGCCAATctgagagcactaccggggcgtatctcatcttgcggaCAGAGGCCTCCTCGATTCGGCTTACCATTGCATGTAGGGTTTATTTGTTTCGATATCTCGTTtcagttttaatttttgtatttctTCTTTTTGGTTGTATTACACCCGATTTAGTTCTCTTATAATCCAGAAATCAAAGAATAATAACACTATTAACTGCGGGGTCCTACTCGGTACTTTCATCCCAGCAAACAGCTAAACATGCGGATCTTGTTTcagtaaaaatgaaaataaaaaaaacaattctacATATACTTACACAATTCTATGGAAAAAATGAATTTAGTTAAGAAAAGAATCTCTCTCCAATATTATATGTATAGGAGTAATTCCGAAATTTTTGATTAAGTTTAGTTGGGATTATTTTAGGGGAACTATATTTTAatcagaaaaaatgaaaaaaagttaaGGACATTACTATAATTATGTGCCGTAATAATCATTCTAGTAAAGAAATCCTTAGTTCACATGTTCCTGCatggagaaaaaaaatggtaGGATTACAAATTATGTGAGGAAGCACAGATATATATAGGCCAATGTACATTGATTTTGTTCATGAAAATGTGGATAGGGGGCCaacatttattttattgttatttatttatttatttatattatcttTTATTCTTGATTCTTTTTTTGTTCCATACGTTTGCAGCTCACAAATGGTGGATACGCATGGCGTTCCACGTTAGTAATAACTTAGTAACAGAATAGATTAATTTACAACTGACAAAGTTTAAAACCCTTGGATCTTGATATCCagataataaaatttattcttAATTCTCATTATAGATATGGTTTTTATTTGATAGgagatttttttaaatgataactaaaaattaaaaaacaatctCACTGGATATTGAATCTAATAATTCATACACATGTCatgtgaaatttaattaattattcttcCGGATATCAGTTGAGAGAATATCAATTTTGcactacaataaaaaaaaaagccaTTAAcgatatttttttattgcagTTAAAGATactaatttgtatttttaaatatacaaatgttttaaaaaacgtccttattgttggtgtcccaactaaaattagagaaCGCAAATAGAAGCGTCCTAAAAAACAAAAGCTTAAGTTAATTTGTCTTTTATTTAGAAACATTTTCTTTTGCGTCCTAAATTAttgttatattttaaaattttccaacACAAGTAATTGCGTCTCAATTATTATGTCATTAGAAAAAAAGTTTTTTATGGTGTCGGGGTAAAATTGGAAAATGCAGTTGGCGGTTAGGAGCGTCTCAAttattatatcaaattaaaaataactttATTATGAATATAATTGCATATGTGCAcaaaaaatgaaactattttgtATCATCTTCATAAATAACTAAATttctttattataaaattaaaattacgaAGTCCAAAAATTAAAACCTAAATTCCTAgaaattaaaagtttaaaattcctaaaaatttaaaactacgtcAACTTCAAGTCGGAGCGGAGTAGGAGAAATAATGTCCATAGCATCCTGTCCGTGCTTCCAACTACCGAATTAGAGAGCATCCTTTCCATAGCGCTCGCAACGTGATCGATAGTCTTGGCGGCTCCCGGTGGGAATGTTAAAGTATTGGGAGACGAGGTGTAGTTGGTTGGTTCCTCTCCCGTCGTGTTCAGGTTGATGGACACAACCATGTTTTTTATTTGGAGATTTgtaaacaacaacaaaattcATGATATTTTCCATCGAGTTTTAAGTTTGttgaaaaatctaaaattcaaCCAAAATTCGTGATATTAGCAACCAATTATTCCAATGGTTTtggattttctttttcaaaGTACGTATATGACTATGTCCATGGGTTATGTCTCTTTTTTAATCCAGATTACAGttgccttttttttttctacaatTGAAATGAGTAATGAGGTACGGTAACTTTCTTTTAATCGCAATCCCCAAATAATCTTCTAAGTGATTGTAGTGTTAAATTATACCGATTACTAACAGTATAAAAATCTGCTTTTATCCATAAACTTTATGCAATGCTCTTTATAATCATTGATTGTGACCATGTCACAAAGTATTTGGCAAAAAGTAGTCATAAAGGATGGTCAATATTTTTCTAGGTAGTAACTAAATGGACCACATTTTATGAAATGGGAACTTTGCTTTTTTGATAACTACAACCATCAATAAATTCATCATCACATTTCCGCTAATTTTTCCTTTCGGGGCCAAATAAAGCcccattttttttcattttcatgttGCCGCACACCTTTCCATAATCATTGCCCATCTTCATTTTCTCGAAGGGACATTTACTATTCATTCAGATTAGTTCTTagataataaataatgttaCTATTAATCTATCGTTTCCTGATTTAGATTTAAAAATTGGGATATTCGATAGCTCTtggttatttatttaatttgagatATTTATATCCGTTGTTTAAAGATTAGATCGCATAAATTCATACGTGCATTATCAAATTTATATATAGTAAGGATTACTCAAtggttaaattaaattaaaattaaaaaattaccaaaGAAGACAATATACAAGAGTGAAATTTCATTAATTCTCTTCTGAATACTGAAAAAActcaaaaaagaaaactaaacaataactttatatatttatcaaaatccaattgcAATTGCAACATACATGAAAAAACAACATATATAGATTAACTAAATTGACCATGCCCATAAACTaaataacaaaaacaaacaaataaaaatactcaaGAAGAGAGCTTGCTTTGGTAGCGTGTCTATTTTCTACATCTCATCCGGAAAAGCATACTAAGAGTTTGGATTTTATAATTATTCTtatattcttttatattttatcctatcctaaaaaaatatactagtttTATCAGTTTTGGTCATCTCTAAAATTAGACCAAgtataaatatgaaaaattattAACCACTTACCCACCATTAATAATGTGGACTTCACAATCTATTAACGCTACCttcactattttttttgtctctctgactttttctcatctctcttttactttaccaattggacattaaaactcgtattatatgcaatttaatatttagtgtttaaaactagtttggaACATTATACAATCCTTTCCATACGAGCAATTTCATATAAATACTTCATTCGTCCTACTCAAGATGTCCgcattcttgagtggcacagAATTTTAGGAAGATTAGTTAGGCAGAGAGAAAAATATAGTTGAAcaatctataaaagagaaagaagagaggaatttattttcaaatatagaaaaataGTATCATCTTGAGGAGTGATTTCGGAAAAATGGATTAATTTCGCTAACCTTTCgaaatttgggattaaattcGCTGACTTTTCGgaatttaatctcaaatttcaaaaggtcaatgaaattaaaaatttttttttcgaaatctTACTATTTTGAGTAGTACGGAGAGAGTATGTATTTCACCACACGTGTAAGTAACGGTTATAAAGATAAAGGAAATAGTTCGTGGGGTTACGCAGATTATAAATAAGTGCTTTTTATAAAACCAAGGTGCACACTTTCCGTAAAGTGGAGCAACGggtaggattttaattaaaacattTACCACTAGACTTAGAAACTGAAAATCAATTTTCTTTTGTTACTTCTTTATAGTTAGGAAATCAAGTATTTCatgatttataatttgaaaattcaCAATTTCTGAAATTAAAAAATCTGATTACTTTGAATCGGCCTATTCCTTAACAAGATCTTACCCGATGCCACGGACTCAATTCTTGTTTCCACGATCCGCTGATGAAGATCACAATTCACAAGCCGCGCCGCACCACCCTAAAACAACCGGCTCAGCCGGTAGCCTGCATTTGGCTTGAATTTGGGCCTCATTTCGTTTGTGGCCAAAACCCCAAACCTAACCCAACACTGAATACAAACACAACTTAACCCAAGTCAAATTCTAACTCCAATTAAACCCCATTTATGTTTTTatataaacacacacaaatTGTGCAAACCCAGCTGGTCTCCTCACCCCCACCCCACCCCCACCATCTGCCTGCAAAATGCTTCTTGAATTCCCACTACAATGCAAAAGAGCAAGATAATAATTTTTAGCTTTTGATCACTTCTGCAAGGATTTTTTATCTCGAAAATTTCTGGGGTCTCccaaaatttgatcatttttatttcttggCTCCTCCGTTTAtcttttccatttcatttcatgGGTAAACGAGCAGACTAATTGATAGTACAAAATTTAGAACACAGAGTGCGTAACAGAGAGAAAAGGCtgcaaaataattattatttcagCTAGCAACACTGTGCCTCTTCTTGGGATTGTTTCTTCTCATTGGAGTTCTTGTAGCAAGTAACTGAAATACCAAAATAATAAGTctataaaacttttttttttcacctTGGCATGAAGAGACTCGGGAGTTCTGAGATGTCTATGTGTCCCAACTCAACAGGTGCTTCAATTTTCCATTATCACTTCCCTTTTCCATTTTTTGTTTTACAAATGCTCAATCAGTCAAGGCATGTTTTCTTGTCCCTCTCTACTCTCTATTCCCGAAAACAATTTCACATTGCAAAAATCAAGAAATCATTTTTCTTTCCCCACGTTTTGGTGCGGATCTCTCTCTACAAGGATCCCCCTTTTCCTCACATAGCTAATTTGTTTTGTAGTTGATGTGGACGAACACAACCACCATGGCTTGTACACGACGGAACTGGAAGGTATGGAGGAGGAATCCGGCCGAATTtcggagaagaagaggagattGAGCGTTGACCAAGTCAAGGCCTTGGAGAAGAATTTCGAGGTGGATAACAAACTCGAGCCGGAAAGGAAAGTCAAGCTGGCTCAGGAGCTCGGCTTGCAGCCGCGCCAGGTGGCGGTCTGGTTCCAGAACCGCCGCGCGCGCTGGAAGACCAAGCAGCTAGAGCGAGACTACGGCCTCCTCAAAGCCAGCCACGACGCCCTCAACCGGAAATATCAATCTCTTCTGAGAGAGAACGAGTCATTCATCAATCAGGTTTGCTTAATCGATTCGTGTTGTAGTgcttttttgtttaattaaatatggAATTAAATGTTTTCTGACTGTGATAATAGATTCGGGAGATGAAATCGGAGTTGAATGGGAGCCAGAGCGAGGGCAAAATTGCGTTGCTGGAGGAAAAATGCGATCTCGAAATCGACTGCGGCGGCGGTGCTGCGGCGGAGCTGAATTTCGAGAATTGCGAAAACGAGATGATCGGAGCGGTTTTCGCCGATGTGAAGGACGGATCTGATAGCGATTCGAGCGCGATTGTGAACGACGACAACAACAGCAACAGCCCGATCGCGGCGGCGATATCGTCCTCCGGCGGGGTTCCCCATCGCTTCGGATTGACGGAGGCGAGTGTTGTTGGAGATCCGAACGAAACGCAGTTTGTGAAGATcgaggagtataatttttttggcGAGGAATCGTGTAGCGATTTGTTTTGCGAGGATCAACCTCCAACTCTTCATTGGTACGGAAATGAAGAGTGGAACTGAAGATTAAATAAAGACGAAAAGTTTCTATCatttggaaataaatttaaAGCCCTCCTTGAAATTAAGCCGATTCATGTGGAAATTTTGTATAATAATATGAAATTAGTACATGTAAATTAAAAAGTTCTGGAGATTGAGGTCTCAATGTCTCTCTCCTTGGTCAAGACACAACTGGGGAAGAcgggaagaagaagatgatgatgacgaaAGAGAGGGGAAACTTGTATCGCAGATGTTGAATCATTAATtaagcaaaaaagaaaaaataaattgaaatttaaaattatactccctctattccataaaagatgtcatatttGTGGGACTGAGATAGGATTTTAGAAGGTTTTATTTTGTgggttaaatggagagagaaaatatgatttttatattaatatgagagataacttttctaaaaatgaaaatgtacaaattaaaaatgtaagtgtgacatctattatgggacggagggaattatatttaaattccaTAATTTCAATTTGAAGAGAGAATAATTACCCATAAAAATGTTCCTATTTATAAGGTCAAAAGACAAAGGATGGTacttttaattgaataaattttaatgtataattaaaaaagtaagaaataaatataaagtaaaataattaaaatattattagtatagAATATTGCCAACCTTAAAGGAAAAaggtttttaaaattaaaaaatacatattcttttggattgaactaaaaaataaagagtGCATATTTTAGGACAAAGGAAGTACATCTAAACCAacttaagaaattaattcaaatttattatttgtACTAGTTATTACAATAATATAAACTATAGTAATTAGCTATTATATATACATTACTCtctctaaaaaaatttaaaacattttttaatataattgagGACGCTGAtttgtgtttttaaatatatcaaaaatcgTTCTTAATGATGGTGTCCGAACTAAAATTAGATAACAGAAATTGAAGCGTCTTAAAAATacaaaagattaagttaatttatCCTTTATTTAGAAACGTTATCTTTTGCTTcctaaattattgttatttttaaaaatgttccAACGCAAGTATAAGTATTTGTGTCTCAATTTTTATGTCCTTATAAAACAAGTTTTTTTGTAGTATCTCTCTATGGAGTGATAGatttcacattttcttttttagtttgtcccataaaacatgtcttatttacttttttttcggAAAAAGTTCTCTCCAAAAATATATAGTTTCTCTTTCTACTTAACACACAAAGCAACATCTCCTAAAGTCTTGTGCCATCACCCAagtatgacatctattatgggatggagagagtattatatGTGCGGCGTAAACTAATACTCCACTATTTAgttatttagagcatctccagtcatttacactaaattcaaaACTCATTTTAGTATAAATGTTACGACAAAtagtgattttatttcaatcatttacactaaactcaaattttactcacaaaatttgaaaaagtgatttagatttattttagtgtaaacctaaatatatctatattttactcaaaaaccaaaaatagGCATGGTTTTAGAGTACCCCTCCGTCCGCTATTAGTAGTCTCGAAATGTtcagaaaagtgagtggaaaaagttagtagaatattgGTCACACTTGTATATAGtagagtattagttttaaattaaatgtgagtaaaatgagttagtggaatgttggACCCTATtgctatttataataaaaatgaatcgaTACTCATATCCACTGACGGActtaaatgaaaaaatgtgactGTTATTTGCAAGAGATTACTATTCAAGCTAACTAATTGTCTACTCCATTTTGGATTATAATATTAGATTGTCTTATTATACCGTACTAGATTTTAATATATTGTTTTGCAGTAAAAAAGTCAGGTGTTAAATTGA
Coding sequences within:
- the LOC121775135 gene encoding homeobox-leucine zipper protein ATHB-6-like: MKRLGSSEMSMCPNSTVDVDEHNHHGLYTTELEGMEEESGRISEKKRRLSVDQVKALEKNFEVDNKLEPERKVKLAQELGLQPRQVAVWFQNRRARWKTKQLERDYGLLKASHDALNRKYQSLLRENESFINQIREMKSELNGSQSEGKIALLEEKCDLEIDCGGGAAAELNFENCENEMIGAVFADVKDGSDSDSSAIVNDDNNSNSPIAAAISSSGGVPHRFGLTEASVVGDPNETQFVKIEEYNFFGEESCSDLFCEDQPPTLHWYGNEEWN